The window CAAAAACTCAAATGTGGTATCACTGAGAAGCCATGATTTTAGAATAGAAATCCTAAACTTAGTATGTATCTGTATCTTTAGGGCCCcctgtttggtattttttttaattaccctaCAAAAATGGGATATTATGGGGCATAATATACTACCTTTTGtttaagaaaaaagggaaaaaaagaaatatctgTATTCAACGTGTGCTTGATATGTATATAGAGACTTTGGAAAAAACATAACTATTAACAGTTTACTTGGGGTGTGGGGGTAACTGGGCAGATGGGTACAGAAATGGGGGGAAAACTCACTGCATACCTTTATaaatgttttggtttttaaactcTGCCAGTATATTAccgaatttttaaaaaataaacaaataaatattataTGGCATTTGCTTTACCGATAGACTGGAATTCCTCTGTGGCCATATCTCAGCTTTCAGGTATTTTTAACATAAATAAAATGGATTCTTCGAAGAAAAGAATTAGGAGTTTAAAAGTAGGAACTGAATTTATAAAGTAGATCACGGAATGTATagttatattttttccattaagTTGTAAACTGGAGGAATTTTCTGAGaggatttttatttcaaaaacatTGGAAAGTTGTATTTGGTACTTTGACATTTGCTTGAGAGTGAGATGTCTCTctcaagcacacacacaaacacacccatacccaccccccccccagtAGGTATTGCTATTAACTCACTATCCGTTAGTTATCCAAATAGACACATTCTGTGACTTAACCCCCTGCCAAAACAAACGGGAAAGCAGAGTTTGGTGTAGCACTACCTACCTGTTTTATTTTGGTTCTGTAATCACAAACGACAATTTTTCACTTCATGTAAACTGTTAGGTTAACTAACACTCAGTAACTAAAGTTTAAAAACGTCAAGTCAATTATCTGCACTTTTTTCTTGTATCAGAATAATACATGCTaattattatttcaaaatgaaatacaaatctAAGGGTCCTAAAATGATTTTCTTGAGGTACAGAGTACGTTAAgtgtttgaaagaaaaataatttataaatgacTCTGTAAAACATAAACCCTTCATAAACTACTGAGACTTAGAAAAAGTCAGGTCCTCTCCTAACAAGGCTTTTATTCTACCTCATGCTCTGAACCCTTAAGGTTTTAAAACATTCAACTTGTCTTTAttactccttttcttttctttttttttgttgtgggggGAGGTCTGCCAGCTGGTTAGAAGCCAAGAATTATTCAGTCAGACCTGAATGGAAAAATctgatttgtttatttcatagtTCAAGTTCAAAAGAAGGAGacaatttaaataataaaagggtaacaagaaaaaatgcaaagaaagaaaacaaatcggTAAGAGTCCAGAAGAACCTTCAAGAATATTTAATTCGGAAAATGTTATTGGTTTAGAGAACTTGACTGAAAGAAAACAGCTGGGCAGAGTTCAaggttttaaattaaaaacaatctAACAAGGTCTATGGACTCTTAGAGCCACATTTTGGAGACCAGATTCATTTCTACCACGTAAAAGTAATCGCAGTCTAAGCTAAAAAGGAAATTCCTCACAACTGAGGTAGTTACTAAACATCAGCACATTTCCAAGGTCTCACAAGGCAGCTTAGCTATTTACAATCCATTTTTCCTCATATATAATAAACGGAGTGCCTTTGCAATTTTATGTTTTCTgtgatttgtttaaaaaaaaaaaaaagaccactcaTACACACCAGCCAGAATATGCCTATTTTATTAACATCATGCCTTAATAAATAACTGGCTACTTCCAATAAAATTAAGCCTCTGTTTACAACTGCCCCCAATATTCCATTTTGACCATTCTGCAGAATTCGGTGTAAAAAGTTGAACGAAACGTAGACCCTGAGCTATCAAGTAATTATGTTTCAAtataaaaatagaggattactctTACAACTGAAgcttcaacaataacaaaaacaacctctTTGTGGGTTTTGGCTTCTATAGAATTGGTTGGGAACATAATGGCTGTCTAAAAGCAGGAAGAGACTTACAGGAATTAGTCTGAGGACTTTTGGTAACACCTTTTAATGTGATTCGTTACATTCTCATAGTTTTATGAGCTGTCATTTGGTAAGGATGCAAAGAAAGCTTCCTAAGGGGCCAAGGCAGTTGTTAGTCTTTGCCCTGGGACAACAGATACGGCTTTTGCCAGTTCACCCAAGTGGCTAATTAGGGGTCACCGCTAAGATGTAGTCTTCTTGGCTCTACCTATCCCCATCCCGCCCCTCCCcctgaaaaaacaacaacaacaacatgtgcaaaaATCTGGACACCCAGTTCTCTCCCACGTGGGCTCCTTGGCCGACAGGGTAGCACAGCTGCAAACCACTATAAGCCCTTTGCCTTTCTGATCAGAGGGGGTGGGGCAACGCAAAGACTCAACTAAGACACTTCAGAATctcttaaaaacaacaacaactgggaTCCAAAAACAAATGCAAACACAGATGCACAGACAAAAACTTCACTCATGAGTTTGATAGCAATTTCCTAAGCCCAGGCTGTACCCTAATTCTGGCTAGCCCCCAGACAGCTCCAGCCTGTACATGGCTGGGTTTGAAATGTGGACCACAGTAATAAAGGGGACCAAATGAGATTGTTGGTCACTTATGCTATTGGGATACCAATGCAAAGAGGGTCAGTGTGGACATGAACACCAGCACACAGTGGCTTGCTAACTTGCctggtttaaaaaaagaagaagaaaaacacccCCAAACTAAGTGTGAATATGTAAATACCTGGGCCTTCCTAAATGCCTTAGATCTTCTGAGGGAAAATGTATCCAGAATCTTCCTGAATGGGCTACACACTTTCAGTATAAGCAGGTTCAAGATACAGACCTATGTGTGATTTTAGCTTATGTAATTCAACCCAACTAAACGAGCAGTCTGCAGTCTCTTCTGATAACCAGCTATAAATGAAGCATAACCTTCTTGTATTAATGCTTGAATCCAATCTGGCAAGTGGTTCAGAAGCCACTTGTGCCTTCACATTCTGTCCTAacttaataattataataaaaaaacaaaaccaccccCACTTTTCTCCAGATAAGGCAACTAAAATAACAGGGATAAATGGAAATTTGACTGCTTGttgggcttttttcttttaatacgaTAACATGATAAATAAAACCTGCTTCTGTACAGCTATTTAATATTTCAGAAATACGTAAATGTTACATGCCACGAAAGGACCCTGGTTTTCTTGTAAGAAACAAGGTGAGCCCATAATGGGGGGGGGGGaacccacaaacaaaacaaaaaaaacccaacaacaaacaaacagtaGAGTGATAAAATCACAAATACACAACTAACTACAATTCTGTACCTACACTGTTAGCCACGTTTAACATGAGTCTGGGGGAGCAGGGACCAACTTCATGTACAAGTCCCTTGTCCTTgcccagaactgaaagaaaaaacaaagtcagcattttttttttaaaccagtggCCACATAGTAAAAACTGTACAACACTTTCCAttcatttaaaaagcaaaagtcaCTAGGATGGTATAAAAGTGATAGCCGGTGCCTTTCCACTCTTTGACGATGAATGCTCTGCTTCCAACGTTGAGAATTATCTCCACTCTCTCTGCATGACCAGGAACAAGATGCAGAGGACAGGGAGGAGGTAGGGCTGTGCCTCCAGGCGGGCACCAGCGCTGTCGGCTGCTTTTTTCTCATTGCCAGAGTGGTTGGTTCCATTGTACTCAGCTTCCGACGGGCACCGCTGATCCTCACATCCACTTCCACTTCCTTCTCCACTGTTTTCATCACCtagtttttaaaatatggaaGAGAGAGTTCATTCCAGTTGTGCTCATCACAAGGCATACCAGAACAATTTGTACTTTCAAACCACAAATGCTTACTGAGGTCAATGAAGTCCACATCATTGCCATTGTaagcatttttcattttattggtcATAACTCGAAGAGCCATGATCTGACGAAGGATCAGCACGTCCGGTTTGCTGGTATCCACCTGGACCTCCGGGTTATTACCCTGGTTGGCTAATCCATTGCCTGTGACTGCAAACAGGTACCTGCCATGAGAAATGACCCCAGAGGGATGATCAGTAAAGCAAAATGTTATTGACGATTAGTAGAGTCATACCTAGATGCTAGTATTTTCCACTGGGCACAAATATCTGGAAGTTATACAACTTCTAGTAAACTCctcttattatttttcttttgcctgTGTGTATGTCTTATTTCTTCAATTTCCTTTTGGAAAGCTACACCTTTTGCACAGGTTGGTGGGTCAGAGGAAAATGCTGCCAGAGCAGGTACTTGCCTAAGTTACTGTGTAGGGAGAGGTACAGGGCTCCTTCAAATAAGAGGATAAGATCATTTGAGAAATGTTGCTTTAGGAGGCCAGGCCATTGGACCAAGGACCACAGGTATTAAATATTCAAAAATATAATGACACTATTGGAACAGCTTGATCTCTAGCTGTAGCCCTAATCCCAAAATATGACACTGTCACAGATTTTCGACCCAGAACTATTCTGCAAGCAGCTGGGTGCCTTCACAATATTTCTAAGGCAGAAACCATTCTCAATAAGGTCAAGAAGCCTTCCATGACGTTCGTTACTTGTCgtcaggtgccttcgagttgattttcatctcatagtgagcccatgtgagagagcagaactgtcccacagggttttctaggcggtCATCtttacagattgccaggtctttctcctctggagctgctgggtttgaaccgtcgaccttttggttagtagccgagcatttaaccactgtgccaccaggggttctcCATGTTCTTAATACCCACTGGGAACTGCTTAATGATGCCTCAGTTGGCCACTGAGAGAACCCCCTCTGAATGTCACCCGAGCATCTGGGAAGGGAGCGATTATTGCAAATCTGTTGACAGGAGGCCGACCTGCTTTTGCCGTTTCCATTCCAGCAGTCATCCTCATTGCCGTTGCCCGCAGCCATCCTCTCATCATTGCAAACATTGCTCGGAAGAGAGGACCAGAACTTCTTGGCCTGTTTCAGTTTCTCCTTGACATCAGTAACCTAGTGAAGAAAAAAGAGAGCTCTGTAAAACAATACAAAATCACCAACAGATGGGCCTTTTTCTCACTTCCATGACATGCAGGAATACGCAAGTCATTTTCAACTTTAGTCAGAAGATACCACACAGATCAATTTTCTACTTAAAAGTATAACATCATGTAAATGAAGCAATACTAAAAATGCAAGCCCTGAAGGATTTGCCTATACCCATGTCCACTCTGCCTCCTCATAATAACTACTGTCTGAAGGACAACCAAGTTCTCTGCCTCACAAATACAATGATCACACACACAGTCTCTTCTCATAAGGCTGTTACAGTAAAGGTCAAGTTTATATataggagtcttggtggtgcaatggttaagtgcttgactagtagctgaaagattggtggttcgaacccaccagtggctccacgggagaaaagacctgcttaTCTGCCTAGAAAACCTGACGGGGCAGCTGACTACTCTGTCTTACacggtcaaaatcgactcaatggcatgcaacaacaacTCTGTGAAACTTGCCTATCATTGCTCTCTCCCTATCCACCCCTGCTTCCTCAGGCTTTCTCTTCCGTGGTCCCTCTTGTTGTTGAtccctgacacatggtgacctcatatgttatagagtagaattgccccatagggttcttcttgcctgtaatctttacagaaaaaggttgccaggtctttctcccgtggaaccactgggtgggttcgaactgtcacccttttggttaggagccaagcgcaAACTGCTTATGCCACCCCGGCTCCTTGTGATCCTTCTTACTATTGTACTAATATTCCCTACATTTATTCAGACTGGTACAGTGTCTAAAGGAATGTATATgtatcttctttctcttcttccatcCTAGCATTTACTGCATTACATGATTTCGTAAGGACATCTGCTTCTCCTTCTTGGTTGGAGCCTTTTGAGAGCAAGGACCTGTCTTATCCGTCTGAGCCTCCTAGGCCCAGCGATGggcacatagtagatactcagTAAAAATACGTTGAAATGAAAGGGAACTTTTCAGATCAGACTTATTGCATGACCTTTCCTTGACTGTGTATGAACTTCCAGAGCTAGAAAATGAAAAAGGCAGAACTACTGATGTACACATATCATTGGCTTGAAGAGTTTTAACTGAAATACCCTAACTTGTAAGCCTGCCAACTAAGAATTCATTTCGTGcaaatgttttcagttctctttcaTCAAAGCAGCCCATTCCTGCCAAAGTGCTCACCAGTCTGTCCAAACTCGTGCCAGCCGCGGTGGTCGGGCGTTCCTCAGGGTGATATGGTCGGAAGCGAGCACTGAAGGCAGTCTCCGAGATGGACCGGGAAATCCGGCCTGCTGGGAGGGGATTAGGGGCTCCACACCCCTGGAAAACCTGCAATGGAGTAAGTGTGGTCATATTAGGGGATCACAGCACAAGCTGGAAGGGGCTTCCAGCTCTTCTATCCAGTCTCCTGCCTTCATTACCTTCTGAGATACCTGCACGCTATTTTCCTGCATGTTCATGATCGCATCAGAAATCTTCACATCGATGGGATCCATGACCGATTCAATGTTGAAAGGACCCTCTAGCCTCTCCGCCACCAACAGCATGGCATCTAACATGAGGTTCGGGGGAAAATATGGCAGCATAAAAAGTAAATCATTAGCTTGGCCTTGGGTAGTCATTCTGATTATTTTACTGGCATTGTTTCCTGTAGCGGGTAGAGGTGGGGGAAGTCAGGCATCATAACAGAGTCATGTTTTTACATCTATTCCCATTACACCCAAGTGCATTTAGTCACGATGTACCTCCCTCTAAAGTGCAAAACGCCAGATGAATGCTTTGTTCTACGGCTAGGAACCTCAACCAGGAACATTCCATTATACGGATTACTCATTCCTACGCGTGTCAGCGGCTGTCACTAGAAGGCTCTGAGCTAGCCCCCAGGTGACAAACCTAAGGCTGGAGGCTGAATAACATGCCAATTCTCCCAGAGACGTCCTAGAATCTTTTCATTTCAGGTTCCATTTACAggcatcaacaacaaaaatcagttcaaatcctggcatacaagttctttcctttcatttttttttttttaatgaaaccctTTCAGATCCTTGCATGCACAGTTAGAAAACACAAATGAAAGTGTTCTTAGGAACTCAAATGACTTTTTGAAATAATGAAAGCTTGAAAAACATGATTTTCGTATTAACAGAAACTTCCCAATTTTACATATAAGGGCCTCGATGTATTTGAAGGTAAAACACACATCTTACCCCACTTATTTTCATTAGTGTGAAAGGATAACACAAGACACAGGACACTAAAAGTACATTGTACTGCAACTTACTTTTCAATGTGGGAGGGAGTCTACCATTTTCCAGTAAGCATTAAATCCCTCAATCAAAATATACTCTACTTATTTTCTTGCCATATATGGTTGTTGGGATTATAaagttttatattatttttgcCTGATACCTATTGTGCAAAATTTGAAATTACTTGGAAATGCAGtcccaaatgaagaaacagatGCTTCAGTAATGACAAGGAGTGCACATTTAAACTTGATGTTCCCCCTTTACACATCAGTGCTTAAGATGGAGCAAGAGAAGGCAGAGTTAGCCCCACGTTATCCATTGCTTTCAGGCAATCCAAGACTGCTCTAGAAATAAGGACTAGTTTCCAGAACACTGTGTTGTGTGTCCTTCTCAAAGAACACCGCAGGCGCAGGCCCACTGCTGAAATTTTATGGCTACTTTCTAGTGGGAAGGGGTTTCAGCATCAACATATCAATGAAACCAAATCTGGTCATCAACCTTTCACCTTCAACCTAGAACAAATGCAATACAGCATCTTAAAGCACCGGGTCATTTCTCTAAACTACAATTCCGATGTCACAAACCACAAATAGACTTCCGTGAAatgcaatttttttaaagtaataacaAATGAAGTTTCAGATGGCATTGTGGTAAACGCCAATAAAGTGACGCTTCAACCTTCTAAGTAAAGGCTGCCAGCATGAATATACCATTGtactggagagaaaaaaaaatgcttttgaaGTGCTAGCAAAAGGAGACTTTTGTAAACAAGTGGAGCACAACTTAAATGTGTTTATCATTGTCAAAGCTTAGGCGCAGCGCTGTACAGAAAGCACATTCCTTCAGAGCTGAGAGGAAGTCGCTTGctccaaataaaaatattatgaatAGATAGATAATAACCACCCAAATGCAGAggtttaaacaagaaaaaaacactgcATTTTGTAACTACTTATTCCACTAGCGGCGAGGAGAGGCCGGATCACTAATATGTGAAAGACTGAAAGGCAACATAAACCCCAATTCTTCTGGCTGTTTGGTGGCTTTGTAAACTCTGAGTCAGCCGGCCATACACCAGGGCCTGGGAATGGAGAGTGAAGTCGGGCCTTTGTTGAGGCCGGTGCCATGGCGTTGCATGTTGCGCGGCTGAGGAATGTGAGTGAAGAGGCCTTCTCCTTGCAGCCCGAGAGCCAAAGCTGCCTCTAACCCCTGGGGAAAGTCATGATTAGCTATCAATCGGGCTTTTCCGTGGCAGCAGCCAGCCCTGATAAGAAGCCCCAAGAGAAATTCAAAGATGGTTGGTCggtgtttttgtttcctttggtgAATCTAGGCCACGAGTCTTTTATTTGTGGAATATCCGACTGGCTCCTACCTCCTGCCAGGAACTGGCTGGTGTCCCCGCCAGCAATCCCTGCTGGCAGCAACATTTGACATTAAAAAGGTTGGCTCTCAGTCAAACTAATGTTAACACAGCTATGTATGTGATGGAGAACAAGCTGCACCTAAGCGAGTTATTCCCTTCTGATGTTTCAGaaacagagcttttttttttctttttggtgttgGTGGTGTTGGTAGTGGTGGTGAGGCCATCTCTTATATTTTTTGAACTTAAATTGGTTTCATATAACCAATTGCTTACACTGTCTAGGACAAGGTGTACTATTTGGATCTATCTTGATAAAGGTTGACAAAACTTCAACATTTACTAAAGGGTGACACTTTGTGGCAGTATACAGATGTCCTGAAAGAGATAAAAGGGAGGGAACTGCAGCAAGGAGGCAGGTTGGAAAAACCCATCCTTGGTCTCTTAAAGGGTCTAGTCCAACGGCATCATTTTAGTGCACTGAgtcgccccccaccccccagcaacAAAGCCTCCCCTGCTCACTCGAGATTTTGCATTGTGCTGCCAAGAATCAGAAATGCACATCTTCAGCCTGACAACCTGACTTCAAGAACAAAAGGCAGTTTCCCAACTTAACCCCAAGATCTGATGTAAAGAAGGGGGAAAGAAAGTCCTTGACCATTCATTAACTGCAGTCatttaaagggaaagaaaaattcCTTGCAAAGAAAAAGACGAGGGGGAAAAAGAAAGCATAGCAGTGACATGTAAATTAGGATGGAACTCTACAACCTCAGAGCAGATTAATTAAACCCTGGTAAAAATTTCATGAAAATGCACTGGAGATTAACAATGTCTTCTATTACTCCTAGTCTCTTATACCAGCTTATTAGAAAATAGAGATTAGCCCCATGATGTTAAAAACAAGGTTTGGATATAGTTACACACTTTATCCCTGCAAAAAGTATCATTTCAAATAACGAGAAAATTGATGCCGAAATTCTATCAATGTCCACTTGGGTTTAATTTTGTTTCTTCAAAGATAAGaagtgtaatttaaaaaatatcacaTCAACAATGAAACCTGCCTTGTTTTAGAGGAGATGGTTGAGAGCATTAAGAAAGCAAGCCAGAGGATGGTTTTGATTTGATCCAACCcagtcccagtgccgtcgatatgGACCTGCAAACTCTTGGAAAAGTATATagattaaatttatattttaatgccAGGTTATGAGGATTTTAGTAACCTTTCTTCTGGACATGTTAGGATAATGGAATAGTAAGTTCGAGGGACAGGCCCTTCTTCACATTATTCCTGATGTGTCTATGCAAAAGTTAGCAAAACCAGATCAGCCTCCTACCTTTTTGTAGTCTCTGCTAAATTTGATTGTACTGCAAATATTTCTGAAATTGTGGTTTCCccattcagaaaccctggtggtgtagtggttaagtgctatggctgctaatcaaagggtcagcagtttgaatctgccaggcgctccttggaaactctatggggcatttctgctctgtcctgtagggtcgctatgagtcggcaatgGTTTGCCCTCCCATTCACGTTGGGCATGATGTACCAtaggggtgtatgtgtgtgtgtttgctggtATTACGCCTGCCCTTTCATGGGGTTCTGCTTTTCTGTGTGTAGAtggtttttttcaggtcttctaTCTTTGAGCTATTTAGGCTACAATTGTGCCGAATTGTGCTTAATACTCAcatccacccccacccctgcgcCCCGTGTGTCACTGTTCTCAAGAATCTGTTGAAGCCAATTTATTGATGCAGTTTCAAACAGAATTAATATGGTAATTAGCTCTCATGCAGACTAGAAAGCATTCCCCAACCCGCACCTCCCcgcaaccctaaaaaaaaaaaaaaaaaaaaacagaaacaagccAGCAAATTGCATGCACGTTCCCACGATGTGGACAAAGTAAGTGAAAAATAGGTgcttagaaagaaactcaaattCTACAAATTATGCAAGTGAGGCTGAGGGATGGGGAGAAAAGTGAGTTGGGTGTTATGAGCTGTTAGTATATATGTGCGGACCCACTAGCACATGGCCCGAGGGCTCAGGATGAAGATAAGTACCCAGGAGGCATCAAGTTAGCTGATGACCAGACATTGAAATTAAGGACCTTGTTCACAAATCATAATTAACTCTGTAAAAGACTGGCCACTACATTTACACTGAGTCTGGGTTCCAGTCATGGTTTTCTAGGTGGAAGGGACATGTGGGAACGCTTACCTCTAAAATTATCATGGTAAACGTCCTTCCATTTGCACCAGAGCAGCCTGGGTGGCTGAATCCTCTGCACAGGCAGAACCCCTGATTTCCACCATCAGATTTTCACCTTTCCCAAACACCAAGTGAATATCTGGCCAGTTTGCAGAAGAGTCGGCTGCAGTGCAACAGCTAAGACATTTTAAAAGCCACTTCCACAGCTCAGGAACAGCTGTACTCCAGCACCTACATGGATACACGCTTATGATGTATAACTAAAACTGCCCTTTAGGGGGGAAATATCAAAAAAAGCACTTTCCTCTTATTAAAACTTGGTCATCACTGTGTTTAATGTCTTCAGAAATGCCGCCATTAATTCCAGGGGAACGTTTGCGTGTAGAATGGTACGAACCTTGAGCATAGTTAAGACACCAGCAAACACTAAATCACGAACAGGATTTTTCATAGCTAGTATAACATTCCGCGCAGCCTGAAACTGAGTCATCTCCAGAGACAAACACTCTCATCG is drawn from Loxodonta africana isolate mLoxAfr1 chromosome X, mLoxAfr1.hap2, whole genome shotgun sequence and contains these coding sequences:
- the GPC4 gene encoding glypican-4 isoform X2; translated protein: MEEKYSLQSKDDFKSVVNEQCNNLQDIFDSRYKKFDEFFKELLENAEKSLNDMFVKTYGRLYMQNSELFKDLFEELKRYYAVGNVNLEEMLNDFWAHLLERMFRLVNSQYQFTDEYLECVSKHTEQLKPFGDVPRKLKLQVTRAFVAARTFAQGLAAARDVVSKVSVVNPTAECTHALLKMIYCSHCRGLVTVKPCYNYCSNIMRGCLANQGDLDLEWNNFIDAMLLVAERLEGPFNIESVMDPIDVKISDAIMNMQENSVQVSQKVFQGCGAPNPLPAGRISRSISETAFSARFRPYHPEERPTTAAGTSLDRLVTDVKEKLKQAKKFWSSLPSNVCNDERMAAGNGNEDDCWNGNGKSRYLFAVTGNGLANQGNNPEVQVDTSKPDVLILRQIMALRVMTNKMKNAYNGNDVDFIDLSDENSGEGSGSGCEDQRCPSEAEYNGTNHSGNEKKAADSAGARLEAQPYLLPVLCILFLVMQREWR